A section of the Mastomys coucha isolate ucsf_1 unplaced genomic scaffold, UCSF_Mcou_1 pScaffold15, whole genome shotgun sequence genome encodes:
- the Otor gene encoding otoraplin: MARTLILLLGGLVVLCAGHGVFMDKLSSKKLCADEECVYTISLARAQEDYSAPDCRFINVKKGQQIYVYSKLVTENGAGEFWAGSVYGDHQDEMGIVGYFPSNLVKEQRVYQEATKEIATTDIDFFCE; encoded by the exons ATGGCAAGAACATTGATTCTTTTGCTTGGGGGCCTTGTGGTTCTATGTGCCGGGCATGGTGTATTTATGGATAAACTTTCTTCTAAGAAGTTGTGCGCAGATGAGGAGTGTGTCT atACTATTTCTCTGGCTAGAGCACAGGAAGATTACAGTGCCCCAGACTGTAGGTTCATCAATGTCAAGAAAGGGCAGCAGATCTATGTTTATTCCAAGCTGGTAACagaaaatggagctggagagTTTTGGGCTGGCAGT GTTTATGGTGACCACCAGGATGAGATGGGAATTGTGGGTTATTTCCCCAGCAACTTGGTCAAAGAGCAACGAGTATACCAGGAGGCCACCAAGGAGATCGCGACCACG GATATTGACTTCTTCTGTGAATAA